From one Streptomyces sp. ICC1 genomic stretch:
- a CDS encoding COX15/CtaA family protein yields MHKCPRTIRAVLTPLAYLARRWTPSPRTVQRAAFAAVLMSVVIVVTGGAVRLTGSGLGCDTWPKCTDGSLIVTQEQGFHGVIEFGNRMLTYVLCAAVGWAITAARCATPWRCSLTRLGWLQFAIVMGNAVLGGITVLTGLNPYSVAGHFMLATALITVTTITWQRTREGDGPARPRVPAPVRALSRALIAATVVLVAAGTVVTGSGPHAGDSSEIKRMPFDWATTAHVHAVSAWLVCALAVAMWLLLRVADSPVDTRARARDLLIVLLAQGAIGYVQYFTKVPEALVAAHMLGSCLVWIAVLRVALSLRERPSAQAGIPAQGDAQLTNA; encoded by the coding sequence TTGCACAAGTGTCCGCGTACGATAAGGGCCGTGTTGACCCCCCTCGCATATCTCGCCCGCCGCTGGACTCCGTCGCCCCGGACCGTCCAGCGGGCCGCGTTCGCAGCGGTGCTCATGAGCGTCGTCATCGTCGTCACCGGCGGCGCGGTACGGCTGACCGGATCCGGTCTCGGCTGCGACACATGGCCCAAGTGCACCGACGGCAGCCTGATCGTGACCCAGGAGCAGGGCTTCCACGGGGTCATCGAGTTCGGCAACCGCATGCTGACGTACGTGCTCTGCGCGGCCGTCGGCTGGGCGATCACCGCGGCCCGCTGCGCCACGCCGTGGCGGTGCTCGCTGACCCGGCTCGGCTGGCTCCAGTTCGCCATCGTGATGGGCAACGCGGTCCTCGGCGGCATCACCGTCCTGACGGGGCTCAACCCCTACAGCGTGGCCGGGCACTTCATGCTCGCCACCGCGCTGATCACCGTCACGACGATCACCTGGCAGCGCACCCGCGAGGGTGACGGCCCCGCCCGTCCGCGCGTGCCCGCTCCGGTGCGGGCCCTCTCGCGGGCGCTGATCGCGGCCACCGTCGTCCTGGTCGCGGCGGGCACCGTGGTCACCGGCTCCGGCCCGCACGCGGGCGACAGCAGCGAGATCAAGCGGATGCCGTTCGACTGGGCGACGACCGCCCACGTGCACGCGGTCTCCGCCTGGCTGGTGTGTGCGCTCGCCGTCGCGATGTGGCTGCTGCTGCGCGTGGCCGACTCCCCCGTCGACACCCGGGCCCGCGCCCGCGACCTGCTGATCGTGCTGCTCGCGCAGGGCGCCATCGGCTACGTCCAGTACTTCACCAAGGTTCCCGAGGCCCTGGTCGCCGCCCACATGCTCGGCTCCTGCCTGGTGTGGATCGCGGTGCTCCGGGTCGCGCTGAGCCTGCGCGAGCGGCCGTCGGCGCAGGCCGGCATCCCGGCCCAGGGCGACGCCCAGCTCACCAACGCCTGA
- a CDS encoding calcium-binding protein, producing MLTLGLPAVAAGPVKADCFGRSATITGSGTINGTPGDDVIIGSLGADRIDGMGGNDRICGLAGEDRLLGGLGDDRIDGGPGNDIIRGDLRADNGNVVGGGDDRLFGGDDDDNLVGDSSTDGGNATGGGKDQVFGGNGNDGLYGDSVSFAGGDASGGGDDRLEGGAGDDHLTGDSLAIEGSATGAGDDVLLGGPGLEFIVGDSEAARDAKGSGGDDLTNLGPDGGFAAVGDHNIIDPAGGSATGAGNDRLIGGSADEVLIGDSAVVDATVTTAGRDLIEGRGGNDTLFGDNTNFDATETIGTAGGKDRLKAGNGDDTLRAGPGDDHLDGGPQTDDCDGEAGDGDTALRCEMVNGIP from the coding sequence GTGCTCACGCTCGGGCTTCCCGCGGTCGCTGCGGGCCCGGTGAAGGCCGACTGCTTTGGCCGCTCGGCGACCATCACGGGTTCGGGGACGATCAATGGGACACCGGGAGATGACGTCATCATCGGCTCGCTGGGCGCCGACAGGATCGACGGCATGGGCGGCAACGACCGCATCTGCGGGCTGGCTGGAGAGGACCGTCTGCTTGGTGGACTCGGCGACGACCGGATCGACGGTGGGCCGGGTAACGACATCATCCGTGGCGACCTGCGGGCCGACAACGGCAACGTCGTGGGCGGCGGCGACGATCGTTTGTTCGGGGGTGATGACGATGACAACCTCGTGGGCGACTCCAGCACTGACGGGGGCAATGCCACGGGGGGAGGGAAGGACCAGGTCTTCGGAGGCAACGGCAACGACGGCCTGTACGGCGACAGCGTCAGCTTTGCGGGAGGCGACGCCAGCGGCGGTGGCGATGACCGACTGGAAGGTGGCGCAGGGGACGACCACCTCACCGGGGATTCGCTGGCCATCGAAGGATCCGCTACGGGCGCCGGTGATGACGTCCTCCTCGGTGGCCCCGGTCTGGAATTCATCGTCGGCGACAGTGAGGCCGCCCGTGATGCAAAGGGCAGTGGTGGGGACGACCTGACCAACCTGGGGCCCGACGGCGGTTTCGCCGCGGTCGGGGACCACAACATCATTGACCCTGCAGGGGGGAGCGCCACCGGCGCAGGCAACGACCGGCTCATCGGCGGCAGCGCGGACGAAGTCCTCATCGGTGACAGCGCCGTCGTCGACGCCACCGTCACGACTGCCGGCCGCGATCTGATCGAAGGCCGCGGGGGCAACGACACGCTCTTTGGCGACAACACCAACTTCGACGCCACGGAGACCATCGGCACCGCGGGCGGGAAGGACCGGCTCAAGGCCGGCAACGGGGACGACACGCTCCGGGCGGGCCCCGGCGACGACCACCTCGACGGCGGGCCGCAGACCGACGACTGTGACGGCGAAGCAGGCGACGGCGACACCGCCCTGCGGTGCGAGATGGTCAACGGCATCCCGTAG
- a CDS encoding leucine-rich repeat domain-containing protein yields MTDEDEPRLYVNRWGDTSDPAPERRGPRQDAGSCFDQSRPQPRARVGFHTERQDTSAPGWQHLLELVDEAEADGREEFRPLTELSPEERRQVITLPPSIARLTAVKHLVLYGSNLVRIPPEIGSMASLEEFTPYTSYRLHWFPYEITRCRKLTRSTVSTRALFGNEKQRPPFPRLQPAQDSVVDLDLENLDPRRWGDTAIHRCSACNHPIAQGGLHQVWISLRVATDVLPLLVSACSSACVADLPDGAKGYIPTPHTGGRVDQPASD; encoded by the coding sequence ATGACGGACGAGGATGAACCAAGGCTCTACGTGAACCGCTGGGGCGACACATCAGATCCAGCCCCGGAGCGGCGGGGGCCCCGCCAGGACGCGGGCTCGTGCTTCGATCAGTCCAGGCCTCAACCGCGAGCCCGCGTCGGTTTCCACACCGAACGGCAGGACACCTCCGCCCCGGGCTGGCAGCACCTGCTGGAGCTGGTCGATGAGGCCGAAGCCGACGGGCGCGAAGAGTTCCGTCCCCTCACCGAGCTGAGCCCAGAAGAACGGCGGCAGGTCATCACCCTGCCGCCGAGCATCGCCAGACTTACGGCGGTCAAACACTTGGTTCTCTACGGCAGTAACTTGGTCCGGATCCCGCCCGAGATCGGATCCATGGCCAGCCTGGAGGAGTTCACCCCCTACACCTCCTACCGGCTGCACTGGTTCCCCTACGAGATCACGCGATGCCGGAAGCTGACCCGCAGCACAGTGAGCACACGCGCGTTGTTCGGCAACGAGAAGCAGCGGCCACCCTTCCCGAGGCTTCAGCCTGCCCAGGACTCCGTCGTGGACCTCGATCTGGAGAACCTGGATCCCCGGCGATGGGGAGACACCGCCATCCATCGCTGCAGTGCCTGCAACCATCCGATCGCACAGGGCGGACTCCATCAGGTGTGGATCTCGCTACGCGTGGCCACCGACGTGCTTCCTTTGCTGGTCAGCGCCTGCTCGTCGGCGTGTGTCGCCGACCTCCCCGACGGTGCGAAGGGCTACATCCCCACACCGCACACAGGCGGCCGAGTCGATCAGCCGGCGTCCGACTGA
- a CDS encoding PIN domain-containing protein, which translates to MSLTVVFDHTALVALYRADPFLTGLYIESSRGTGRVLIPALSLLAAERTTPGAGAHAARLRFAETVAFTGAHALDSSSWPATDWAITHPAAMAWQAAKDGEPVTVLSLSPQAYEGTGIYPLNPS; encoded by the coding sequence GTGAGCCTGACGGTGGTCTTCGACCACACGGCCCTGGTCGCCCTGTACAGGGCGGACCCGTTCCTCACCGGGCTCTACATCGAATCGTCTCGGGGCACGGGCCGTGTTTTGATCCCGGCCCTGTCCCTGCTCGCTGCCGAACGTACGACGCCCGGGGCCGGCGCCCACGCCGCGCGCCTGCGGTTCGCCGAGACCGTCGCGTTCACCGGTGCGCACGCACTGGACTCGAGCTCGTGGCCGGCCACCGACTGGGCGATCACGCACCCGGCGGCCATGGCCTGGCAAGCCGCGAAGGACGGGGAGCCCGTCACCGTCCTCTCCCTGAGCCCGCAGGCGTACGAGGGCACCGGTATCTACCCGCTCAACCCCTCCTGA
- a CDS encoding AAA family ATPase produces MLHQHHSHREAAARIAWCINNRAIGVVTGEVGSGKTVALKGAVASLDPARFTVIYQPNPEVGMRGLYDRIVTSLGGTPKFHLAALATQASAALAAEVDERGRTPAVVIDESHLLDHQELDAIRMLTNYDMDSTTPFAVLLIGQPTLRKRMKHGVLAALDQRISISYQMPTMSKEETASYIKHHLTIAGREDTLFSDDAVELIHLTSRGLPRSVNNIAWQSLIAAFTEEKGIVDESSTRTAITETHATE; encoded by the coding sequence ATGCTTCACCAGCACCACTCCCACCGGGAAGCTGCCGCCCGGATCGCGTGGTGCATCAACAACCGGGCGATCGGCGTGGTCACTGGCGAGGTCGGATCCGGAAAGACCGTCGCTCTCAAAGGTGCCGTCGCCTCGCTCGACCCGGCCCGGTTCACGGTCATCTACCAGCCCAATCCCGAGGTCGGCATGCGCGGCCTCTATGACCGCATCGTCACCAGCCTGGGCGGGACCCCCAAGTTCCACCTGGCCGCTCTCGCCACCCAGGCGTCTGCCGCGCTGGCCGCCGAGGTCGACGAACGGGGACGAACGCCGGCCGTGGTGATCGACGAGTCGCACCTCCTCGACCACCAGGAGCTGGACGCGATCCGCATGCTCACCAACTACGACATGGACTCCACGACGCCGTTCGCGGTGTTGCTGATCGGCCAGCCCACCCTGCGCAAACGGATGAAACACGGCGTCCTGGCGGCCCTGGACCAGCGGATCTCGATCAGCTACCAGATGCCCACGATGAGCAAGGAGGAGACCGCCAGCTACATCAAGCACCACCTCACGATCGCCGGACGAGAGGACACCCTGTTCTCCGACGACGCCGTCGAACTGATCCACCTCACCAGCCGCGGCCTGCCCCGCTCGGTCAACAACATCGCCTGGCAGTCCCTCATCGCCGCCTTCACCGAGGAGAAAGGCATCGTCGACGAGTCCTCCACCCGCACCGCCATCACCGAGACCCACGCGACAGAGTGA
- a CDS encoding DDE-type integrase/transposase/recombinase, translating to MSPSEDEDRRRAERARQVGLFRYGLIQDLIDTKLTTRQRGKLARELAAKEHTDPFGRQVRVARGTLDRWARHYRAGGFPALVPAQRQVTPRTPVEVLDLAAALKKENPARTAAQIQRILRTTQGWSPTDRTLQRHFADAGLTGAGASSEKSVFGRFEATRGNELWTGDALHGPKIGGRKTYLFAFIDDHSRAIVGHRFGFAEDTVRLAAALRPALSARGVPESIYVDNGSAFVDTWLLRACASLAVRLTHSKPGRPQGRGKIERFFRTVRDQFLVELDEERVGQIEHLTELNRLFTAWVETVYHRTVHSETGQPPIERWLGSIPRPLPLPSPADLREAFLWSEFRTVTKTATVSLHGNSYEADPMLVGMKVELVFDPFDLTEIEVRASGKTAGKAVPHRVGRHTHPKARPETPPESAPPTGIDYLKILDETHTANTAKGINYSSLMDDGRGPR from the coding sequence ATGTCACCGAGTGAGGACGAGGACCGTCGCCGGGCGGAGCGGGCCCGGCAGGTGGGCCTGTTCCGTTACGGCCTGATCCAGGACTTGATCGATACGAAGCTCACGACACGCCAGCGCGGGAAACTCGCCCGTGAACTGGCCGCGAAGGAGCACACCGACCCGTTCGGCCGGCAGGTCAGGGTCGCCCGCGGCACCCTGGACCGCTGGGCCCGTCACTACCGCGCGGGCGGGTTTCCCGCGCTGGTACCGGCCCAGCGGCAGGTCACCCCGCGGACGCCGGTGGAGGTGCTGGACCTGGCAGCGGCACTGAAGAAGGAGAACCCTGCCCGCACCGCGGCTCAGATCCAGCGGATCCTGCGGACCACGCAGGGGTGGTCGCCGACCGACCGGACGCTGCAGCGGCACTTCGCGGACGCCGGCCTCACCGGCGCCGGCGCCAGCAGTGAGAAGAGCGTGTTCGGCCGGTTCGAGGCCACCCGCGGCAACGAGCTGTGGACCGGGGACGCCCTCCACGGACCGAAGATCGGAGGGCGCAAGACGTACTTGTTCGCGTTCATCGACGATCACAGCCGGGCGATCGTAGGCCATCGGTTCGGGTTCGCCGAGGACACCGTCCGCCTGGCCGCCGCCCTGCGGCCGGCGCTGTCTGCCCGCGGGGTCCCGGAGTCGATCTACGTCGACAACGGGAGTGCCTTCGTCGACACGTGGCTCTTGCGAGCGTGCGCGTCTCTGGCCGTTCGGCTCACGCACTCCAAGCCGGGACGGCCTCAGGGCAGGGGGAAGATCGAACGGTTCTTCCGCACGGTCCGTGATCAGTTCCTGGTCGAGCTCGACGAGGAACGTGTCGGTCAGATTGAGCATCTCACCGAGCTGAACAGGCTTTTCACCGCGTGGGTGGAGACGGTCTATCACCGCACCGTGCACTCGGAGACGGGGCAGCCTCCGATCGAACGGTGGCTGGGTTCGATTCCCCGGCCGCTGCCGCTGCCCAGCCCCGCTGATCTTCGGGAGGCGTTTCTGTGGTCGGAGTTCCGGACCGTGACGAAGACCGCGACGGTCAGCCTGCACGGCAACAGCTACGAGGCCGACCCGATGCTGGTCGGGATGAAGGTCGAGCTGGTCTTCGACCCGTTCGACCTGACCGAGATCGAGGTGAGGGCCTCGGGGAAGACGGCGGGCAAGGCCGTCCCGCACCGGGTGGGCCGGCACACCCATCCGAAGGCGAGGCCGGAGACACCACCGGAGTCGGCCCCGCCGACTGGAATCGACTACCTGAAGATCCTCGACGAGACGCACACGGCGAACACCGCGAAAGGCATCAACTACTCGTCCCTGATGGACGACGGGCGGGGACCGCGATGA
- a CDS encoding DUF6431 domain-containing protein — MLVVDSDGLLVERQLRQGRLICPACEAVLAPWGHGRPRSIRGDLGARLFLLPRRTRCSACKVTHVLLAEAFWPRRADAAEVIGAGLEIAALGMGHRQVAVRLGLAEGTVRGWLRAFARRAEDVRRHFTIALVALADDPVMPEVTPSMFADAVSAVAVAHRAAATKWPHMLTVSRWEFAGRAISGSVLTSPSTAS; from the coding sequence GTGCTGGTTGTCGACTCGGACGGGCTGTTGGTGGAGCGTCAGCTTCGGCAGGGTCGACTGATTTGTCCGGCGTGTGAGGCGGTTTTGGCGCCGTGGGGTCATGGCCGGCCGCGGTCGATCCGGGGTGATCTGGGAGCCCGGTTGTTTCTGCTGCCGCGCCGTACGCGCTGCTCAGCCTGCAAGGTTACCCACGTGCTGCTGGCGGAGGCGTTTTGGCCGCGGCGGGCGGATGCGGCCGAGGTCATCGGGGCGGGTCTGGAGATAGCCGCGTTGGGCATGGGGCACCGCCAAGTCGCCGTCCGTCTGGGCCTGGCCGAGGGCACGGTCCGTGGCTGGCTGCGGGCGTTCGCCAGGCGAGCCGAGGACGTGCGCCGGCACTTCACCATCGCTCTGGTCGCGCTCGCGGACGACCCGGTGATGCCGGAAGTGACGCCTTCGATGTTCGCCGACGCCGTCTCTGCGGTCGCGGTCGCCCATCGGGCGGCCGCGACGAAGTGGCCGCACATGCTCACGGTGTCGCGGTGGGAGTTCGCCGGCCGGGCGATAAGTGGCAGCGTTCTGACCTCACCTTCTACAGCTAGTTGA
- a CDS encoding ribosomal protein L7/L12, whose translation MDGRGGCVEEPGFRVLLTEAGDRKMEAVRAIRTITGLSLWNSKLLLADAPVEVEAAGWFEAAVEAARTLEDVGARTTLLCDCCGRPIRRGAFPLTSAQCTDPRPLEICWANGLPTAT comes from the coding sequence GTGGACGGCCGGGGAGGGTGTGTGGAAGAGCCAGGATTCCGTGTGCTGCTGACAGAAGCAGGAGACCGGAAAATGGAGGCAGTCCGTGCGATACGGACGATCACCGGCCTCAGCCTGTGGAACAGCAAGCTTCTGCTTGCCGACGCACCCGTAGAGGTCGAGGCAGCCGGCTGGTTCGAAGCCGCTGTCGAGGCGGCTCGGACCCTTGAGGACGTAGGCGCCCGCACCACGCTGCTCTGCGATTGCTGCGGCCGCCCCATTAGGCGGGGAGCCTTCCCCCTCACCTCGGCGCAGTGCACGGACCCGCGGCCCTTGGAGATCTGCTGGGCAAATGGCCTGCCCACAGCGACCTGA
- a CDS encoding plasmid stabilization protein: protein MGFVEGPIAEHREEDVGPSRTVNKERARSGESKTASRSSTQGKSASQRGGEKSHGGGGSSERTKEDLYQEAKKRGIEGRSSMTKQQLKSALGH, encoded by the coding sequence CTGGGGTTCGTAGAAGGTCCCATCGCGGAGCATCGCGAAGAGGACGTCGGCCCCTCCCGCACCGTGAACAAGGAACGCGCGCGGTCCGGAGAGAGCAAGACGGCCAGCCGCAGCTCCACACAGGGCAAGTCGGCATCGCAGCGCGGAGGCGAGAAGTCCCACGGGGGCGGCGGCTCTTCCGAGCGCACCAAGGAGGACCTCTACCAGGAGGCGAAGAAGCGCGGCATCGAAGGCCGCTCGTCCATGACGAAGCAGCAGCTCAAAAGCGCCCTCGGCCACTGA
- a CDS encoding DUF6153 family protein: MTSTLQPSSRRLAGRGFVPLVLAVLAGVLAMHGLGPGPAPTKASATADGHVMAMVHDDAAQQVAGDCSHTDGGMGHAEHADATCAAAAVGAAYAPPVLAAALDTGPAPVVLTGSAAGTPESGRAPPDLADLQLLRI, encoded by the coding sequence ATGACCAGCACGTTGCAGCCGTCGAGCCGTCGCCTTGCCGGGCGTGGCTTCGTGCCGCTGGTGCTGGCGGTGCTGGCCGGTGTGCTGGCGATGCACGGCCTGGGGCCGGGACCTGCGCCCACGAAGGCATCGGCAACTGCCGATGGCCACGTCATGGCAATGGTCCACGACGATGCCGCCCAGCAGGTGGCTGGTGACTGCTCGCACACTGACGGTGGAATGGGCCACGCGGAGCACGCGGATGCCACGTGTGCGGCGGCCGCTGTCGGCGCCGCGTACGCGCCTCCCGTCCTCGCCGCGGCTCTCGATACCGGGCCCGCACCGGTGGTACTGACCGGCAGTGCGGCCGGGACCCCGGAGAGCGGGCGTGCGCCGCCCGATCTCGCTGATCTGCAACTCCTGCGGATATAG
- a CDS encoding DUF305 domain-containing protein produces the protein MNKNLIRRTALVAVAGAASLVLAACGSSNDTSAGHNGHSPSPSASPSAPTSQGQHKAADVAFAKGMIPHHRQAVEMADLAPTRAESAEVKKLADEIKKAQDPEIKTLSGWLTSWGEQVPADGAMDHSAHGADGGMMTPEEMDNLQKASGKAFDTAFMQLMIKHHEGAVAMAKTEKADGSFPEAKTMADAIITSQTAEITRMNDLLGKN, from the coding sequence GTGAACAAGAACCTCATCCGCCGGACCGCCCTCGTCGCCGTCGCGGGCGCCGCCTCCCTCGTGCTCGCCGCGTGCGGATCGAGCAACGACACCTCCGCCGGGCACAACGGCCACAGCCCGTCGCCCTCGGCCTCCCCGTCCGCTCCGACCTCCCAGGGCCAGCACAAGGCGGCCGACGTCGCGTTCGCCAAGGGGATGATCCCCCACCACCGCCAGGCCGTGGAGATGGCCGACCTCGCGCCCACCCGGGCCGAGTCCGCCGAGGTCAAGAAGCTCGCCGACGAGATCAAGAAGGCCCAGGACCCGGAGATCAAGACCCTCTCCGGCTGGCTGACCTCCTGGGGTGAGCAGGTTCCCGCCGACGGCGCCATGGACCACTCCGCGCACGGCGCCGACGGCGGAATGATGACGCCCGAGGAGATGGACAACCTGCAGAAGGCGTCCGGCAAGGCGTTCGACACCGCCTTCATGCAGCTCATGATCAAGCACCACGAGGGCGCGGTGGCGATGGCCAAGACGGAGAAGGCCGACGGTTCCTTCCCCGAGGCCAAGACGATGGCGGACGCCATCATCACCTCGCAGACCGCCGAGATCACCAGGATGAACGACCTGCTCGGCAAGAACTGA
- a CDS encoding DUF4396 domain-containing protein: MDHSAHHTGTAHDHSAHQVHADHAGQQMGGVTWGAAVKATLHCLTGCAIGEILGMVIGTALMWGNVQTMILAITLAFVFGYSFTLFAVRRAGLDWKSAIKVALAADTVSIAVMELVDNGIIALTPGAMDAHLSDALFWTALMGGFAVAFVITTPVNKWMIGRGKGHAVVHAYH, encoded by the coding sequence ATGGACCACAGCGCACACCACACCGGCACCGCTCACGACCACAGCGCGCACCAGGTGCACGCGGATCATGCCGGGCAGCAGATGGGCGGGGTGACCTGGGGGGCCGCCGTGAAGGCGACGCTGCACTGCCTGACCGGATGTGCGATCGGCGAGATCCTCGGCATGGTCATCGGTACCGCCCTGATGTGGGGCAACGTCCAGACGATGATCCTGGCGATCACGCTGGCGTTCGTCTTCGGCTACTCCTTCACGCTGTTCGCGGTCCGCCGGGCCGGCCTGGACTGGAAGAGCGCGATCAAGGTGGCGCTGGCCGCGGACACCGTCTCGATCGCGGTGATGGAACTCGTCGACAACGGCATCATCGCCCTGACGCCCGGGGCGATGGACGCCCACCTGTCGGACGCGCTGTTCTGGACGGCGCTGATGGGCGGTTTCGCCGTGGCCTTCGTGATCACGACGCCGGTGAACAAGTGGATGATCGGCCGCGGCAAGGGTCACGCCGTCGTCCACGCCTACCACTGA
- a CDS encoding TetR/AcrR family transcriptional regulator: MPKLWNETIDAHRAAVREAILDTTAKLVAQGGLRSVTMSQIAEQTGIGRATLYKYFSDVEAVLSGWHERQVAAHFQQLAGIRDQDGTAVERLRAVLEAYAGIARQRHGGELAALLHQGEQVTHAERHLHGMLQHLLAEAAEAGDLRSDIPPAELAQYCLHALTAAAALTSEAAVTRLVAVTLDGLRPVP; this comes from the coding sequence GTGCCGAAGCTGTGGAACGAGACGATCGACGCGCACCGCGCCGCCGTGCGCGAGGCGATCCTGGACACCACCGCGAAGCTGGTGGCCCAGGGCGGCCTGCGGTCGGTGACCATGTCCCAGATCGCCGAGCAGACCGGGATCGGGCGGGCCACGCTCTACAAGTACTTCTCCGACGTCGAAGCGGTCCTGTCGGGCTGGCATGAGCGCCAGGTCGCCGCCCACTTCCAGCAGCTCGCGGGCATCCGCGACCAGGACGGCACGGCCGTGGAGCGCCTGAGGGCGGTGCTGGAGGCGTACGCGGGCATCGCCCGGCAGCGGCACGGCGGCGAACTCGCCGCCCTCCTGCACCAGGGCGAGCAGGTCACCCACGCCGAGCGGCACCTGCACGGCATGCTCCAGCACCTCCTCGCCGAAGCAGCCGAAGCCGGCGACCTGCGCTCCGACATCCCACCCGCCGAGCTCGCCCAGTACTGCCTCCACGCCCTGACCGCTGCGGCCGCCCTCACCTCGGAGGCCGCGGTGACCCGTCTGGTCGCCGTCACCCTCGACGGCCTGCGCCCGGTTCCCTGA
- a CDS encoding IS256 family transposase, which translates to MAGDKTVDEVVERLLDKADASGAALLGEGGLLTEITKAVLERALEAEMSEHLGYERGDLAGHGSGNSRNGTSPKTVLTDAGAVTLAVPRDRNGDFEPRLVPKNARRLAGFNDRILSLYARGMSVRDIRSHFAQIYGVEVSPDLISKVTDAVIDELVTWQNRPLDAVWPIIYIDALWVKIRSGSVTSKPVYLAVGVDMNGRKDVLGLWVGSEGEGASTWMAVLSELRNRGIEDVCIVVCDGLKGLPDAVTATWPKATVQTCVIHLTRASLRLSSSRDHPKLVPALKAIYTAPTEAAAEQALDLFAASELGERYPAIVRTWRSAWPEFTPYLAFPPAIRTVVYSTNMVESMNARLRKATRNRGHFPSEQAALKVLYLAVREQINPKARVCPVDGVTVVGLWVRFGCW; encoded by the coding sequence GTGGCCGGCGACAAGACGGTCGACGAGGTGGTCGAGCGGCTGCTCGACAAGGCTGACGCCTCGGGGGCGGCCCTGCTCGGTGAGGGCGGGCTGCTGACGGAGATCACCAAGGCCGTTCTGGAGCGGGCTCTGGAAGCCGAGATGAGTGAACACCTCGGCTACGAACGCGGAGATCTTGCAGGTCACGGGTCTGGGAACTCCCGCAACGGGACCTCGCCCAAGACGGTGCTGACCGACGCCGGCGCGGTCACTTTGGCGGTGCCGCGGGACCGAAACGGCGACTTCGAACCGAGGCTGGTACCGAAGAACGCCCGCCGCCTCGCTGGGTTCAACGACCGGATCCTTTCCCTCTACGCCCGCGGCATGAGCGTGCGCGACATCCGCTCCCACTTCGCCCAGATCTACGGGGTCGAGGTCAGCCCAGACCTGATCAGCAAGGTCACCGACGCCGTGATCGACGAGCTCGTGACCTGGCAGAACCGGCCTCTCGACGCGGTCTGGCCGATCATCTACATCGACGCATTGTGGGTGAAAATCCGCTCTGGCTCGGTGACCTCGAAGCCGGTCTACCTGGCCGTCGGCGTCGACATGAACGGCAGGAAAGACGTCCTGGGCTTGTGGGTCGGCTCCGAGGGTGAGGGCGCCAGCACCTGGATGGCGGTCCTCTCCGAGCTGCGAAATCGGGGTATCGAGGACGTCTGCATCGTGGTCTGTGACGGGTTGAAGGGCCTGCCGGACGCGGTCACCGCGACCTGGCCCAAAGCCACCGTCCAAACGTGCGTGATCCACCTGACGAGAGCCTCGCTCAGGCTCTCGTCGTCGCGGGACCACCCGAAGCTGGTCCCGGCCCTGAAGGCCATCTACACGGCCCCGACCGAGGCCGCAGCCGAGCAGGCCCTCGACCTGTTCGCAGCCTCTGAGCTGGGCGAACGCTATCCGGCGATCGTCCGGACCTGGCGGTCGGCTTGGCCGGAGTTCACGCCCTACCTGGCGTTCCCGCCGGCGATAAGGACCGTGGTCTACTCCACGAACATGGTCGAATCCATGAACGCCCGGCTCCGCAAGGCCACCCGAAATCGTGGCCATTTCCCCTCGGAGCAGGCCGCGTTGAAGGTCCTCTACCTCGCGGTCCGCGAGCAGATCAACCCGAAAGCGCGGGTCTGTCCAGTAGACGGTGTAACCGTGGTTGGTTTGTGGGTCAGATTCGGTTGCTGGTGA